A genomic region of Eucalyptus grandis isolate ANBG69807.140 chromosome 5, ASM1654582v1, whole genome shotgun sequence contains the following coding sequences:
- the LOC120293313 gene encoding geraniol 8-hydroxylase-like, translated as MDCLVLILCLYLLWGLFQALSFVANRGQRARPSNLPPGPRPLPIIGNLLELGDLPHRSLAKLARTYGPIIKLELGFVTTVVVSSPMLAKEILQTHDAVFSNRTVPNSITAHDHDKLGLPWLPVSPLFRNLKKVYNLHIFSSKKLDLNQHLRSKKVQELVAFVRKCADAGEAVNIGEAAFRTSLNAVSNTLFSLDMIEPLNPAGELKEVVWQYFFEIGKPNLADYFPMLKKIDPHGSKRHLEALIQKLFDFFDGVIQRRLQLRTEKGCVRCNDVLDYLLDLIEDKNETLDISLVKHLFLDTITGGSETTSSTLEWAMTELLRNPEKLSRTQAELHQVIGKGKTIEEVDISRLPYLEAVLKETFRLHPIAPLLLPRKSGEDFPIGGFTIPKGAQVYINVFAIGRDPSTWDDPDKFVPDRFLGSDIDFRGQNLELVPFGGGRRICPGLPLAARMLCLMLGSLINIFNWKLEDGVIPENMNMEEKFGLAVQKAQSLKAVPIPI; from the exons ATGGATTGCTTGGTTCTGATTCTGTGTCTGTACCTCCTCTGGGGCTTGTTCCAAGCTCTCTCCTTCGTCGCCAACAGGGGCCAAAGAGCTCGGCCCTCCAACCTCCCCCCTGGTCCGCGGCCTCTCCCGATCATCGGCAACCTCCTCGAGCTCGGAGATCTTCCCCACAGGTCCCTAGCCAAGCTCGCCCGCACCTACGGCCCCATCATCAAACTGGAACTTGGCTTCGTGACTACGGTGGTGGTCTCTTCGCCGATGCTCGCCAAAGAGATCCTCCAGACCCACGACGCTGTCTTCTCGAATCGCacggttcccaattccatcaCGGCCCATGACCATGACAAGCTAGGCTTGCCCTGGCTACCCGTTTCGCCTCTCTTCCGAAACCTCAAGAAAGTATACAACTTGCATATCTTCTCCAGCAAAAAACTTGATTTGAACCAACACCTTCGCAGCAAGAAAGTTCAAGAGCTGGTCGCCTTCGTGAGGAAATGCGCAGATGCCGGCGAGGCGGTGAATATCGGGGAGGCGGCTTTCAGGACCAGCCTTAACGCGGTATCAAAcactcttttctctttggacATGATAGAACCTTTGAATCCAGCTGGAGAGCTGAAGGAGGTCGTGTGGCAATATTTTTTTGAGATTGGAAAGCCTAACCTGGCAGATTACTTTCCCATGCTCAAGAAGATCGACCCGCACGGTTCGAAGCGTCACCTTGAGGCGCTTATCCAGAAGTTGTTCGACTTTTTCGATGGTGTGATCCAGAGAAGGTTGCAGCTGAGGACAGAGAAGGGTTGCGTGAGGTGTAACGATGTTTTGGATTATCTCCTTGATTTAATTGAAGATAAAAATGAGACCCTGGACATCTCCCTAGTCAAGCATCTATTTCTG GACACAATCACCGGCGGTAGCGAAACCACTTCGAGCACTCTGGAGTGGGCAATGACAGAACTACTTCGCAACCCGGAAAAGCTATCAAGAACCCAAGCTGAGCTCCATCAAGTCATTGGCAAAGGCAAGACGATCGAAGAAGTCGATATTTCTCGCTTACCCTATTTAGAAGCTGTCTTGAAAGAGACTTTCCGGTTGCACCCAATagctcctctccttcttcctcgaaAATCTGGGGAAGATTTTCCTATAGGCGGTTTCACCATTCCAAAGGGTGCACAGGTTTACATAAATGTGTTCGCGATAGGACGAGATCCGAGCACTTGGGATGATCCAGACAAGTTCGTGCCCGACAGATTTCTTGGATCTGATATTGATTTTAGGGGACAAAACCTTGAGCTGGTACCGTTTGGCGGTGGCAGGCGGATTTGTCCGGGGTTGCCATTGGCCGCGAGAATGTTGTGTTTGATGCTCGGTTCGCTcatcaacatattcaattgGAAGCTCGAAGATGGTGTTATCCCCGAGAACATGAACATGGAAGAAAAGTTCGGATTAGCCGTCCAAAAGGCTCAATCTCTGAAAGCTGTGCCCATTCCtatatga